One window of Nocardioides dongkuii genomic DNA carries:
- a CDS encoding YgjP-like metallopeptidase domain-containing protein, with protein sequence MEPPEVEVRRSARRRSTVSAYRDGEKVVVLVPASLSTEEEADWVATMLARLERSEQRRRPTDDELLGRALALSDRYLGGLATPESVRWVDNQRARWGSCTPGERAIRLSDRLQGMPPWVVDYVLVHELAHFIEPAHGAPFWGWVDRYPQAERAKGYLLGWSAAAELAPPPGSTIESDPVD encoded by the coding sequence ATGGAGCCGCCGGAGGTGGAGGTCCGCCGGTCTGCGCGCCGGCGCAGCACCGTCTCGGCGTACCGCGACGGCGAGAAGGTCGTCGTCCTCGTGCCTGCCTCGCTGAGCACGGAGGAGGAGGCCGACTGGGTGGCCACCATGTTGGCCCGGCTGGAGCGCTCCGAGCAGCGCCGTCGGCCGACCGACGACGAGCTCCTCGGCCGCGCCCTCGCGCTCAGCGACCGCTACCTCGGCGGCCTCGCGACCCCCGAGTCGGTGCGGTGGGTCGACAACCAGCGTGCCCGGTGGGGGTCCTGCACCCCCGGGGAGCGCGCCATCCGGCTGTCGGACCGGTTGCAGGGGATGCCGCCGTGGGTCGTCGACTACGTGCTCGTCCACGAGCTCGCCCACTTCATCGAGCCCGCCCACGGCGCCCCGTTCTGGGGCTGGGTGGACCGCTACCCGCAGGCCGAGCGGGCCAAGGGCTACCTGCTGGGCTGGTCGGCGGCAGCCGAGCTCGCCCCGCCGCCGGGGTCGACCATCGAGAGCGACCCGGTCGA
- a CDS encoding PHP domain-containing protein, with protein sequence MSESYDGGPVAALRRIAFLLERGREDTYKVKAFRGAAAALLPLTDDEVRRGVDAGTLTDLPGVGASSAKVITDAVRGVLPDRLARAEREHGGDLTSGGHELRALLRGDLHSHSDWSDGGSPIEEMAFTAMELGHEYQVLTDHSPRLTVAHGLSAERLARQLGVVDAINQHLSAGFTLLKGIEVDILDDGGLDQTDEMLARLDVRVASVHSKLKMDAPAMTRRMVAAIKNPRMNVLGHCTGRLVTGGRGTRPPSQFDARVVFEACAEHGVAVEINSRPERRDPPTALLELARDSGCLFSIDSDAHAPGQLDFLVYGAERAEAAGIEPDRIVNTWPKDRLLEWANG encoded by the coding sequence GTGAGCGAGTCGTACGACGGGGGCCCGGTCGCGGCGCTACGCCGGATCGCGTTCCTCCTCGAGCGGGGGCGCGAGGACACCTACAAGGTGAAGGCCTTCCGCGGCGCCGCCGCGGCCCTGCTGCCGCTCACCGACGACGAGGTACGCCGCGGGGTCGACGCCGGCACGCTGACCGACCTCCCCGGGGTCGGTGCGAGCTCGGCCAAGGTCATCACCGACGCGGTGCGCGGCGTGCTGCCCGACCGCCTCGCCCGCGCCGAGCGCGAGCACGGCGGCGACCTCACGTCCGGCGGGCACGAGCTGCGCGCCCTGCTGCGCGGCGACCTGCACTCGCACTCCGACTGGTCCGACGGCGGTTCGCCGATCGAGGAGATGGCGTTCACGGCGATGGAGCTCGGCCACGAGTACCAGGTGCTCACCGACCACTCGCCGCGCCTCACGGTCGCGCACGGGCTGAGCGCGGAGCGGCTCGCGCGCCAGCTCGGCGTCGTCGACGCCATCAACCAGCACCTGTCCGCGGGCTTCACGCTGCTCAAGGGGATCGAGGTCGACATCCTCGACGACGGCGGCCTCGACCAGACCGACGAGATGCTTGCCCGGCTCGACGTCCGCGTCGCGAGCGTGCACTCCAAGCTGAAGATGGACGCGCCGGCGATGACCCGGCGGATGGTCGCCGCGATCAAGAACCCGCGGATGAACGTGCTCGGGCACTGCACCGGCCGGCTGGTCACCGGCGGCCGCGGCACCCGGCCGCCCTCGCAGTTCGACGCGCGCGTGGTCTTCGAGGCGTGCGCGGAGCACGGCGTCGCGGTCGAGATCAACTCCCGCCCTGAGCGCCGCGACCCGCCGACGGCGCTCCTGGAGCTGGCGCGCGACAGCGGCTGCCTGTTCTCGATCGACTCCGACGCGCACGCACCGGGGCAGCTCGACTTCCTCGTGTACGGCGCGGAGCGGGCCGAGGCCGCCGGGATCGAGCCGGACCGCATCGTCAATACCTGGCCGAAAGACCGCCTGCTGGAGTGGGCCAACGGCTAG
- a CDS encoding resuscitation-promoting factor, giving the protein MPVRHTFHTGRAQKSRPRAFRRAAAGLLAIASVVALGTGTAAAAPSSAPGAPVASSADTAPPSGTQVRLRIGPNRAWSVTTEARRPAAVLRESGVTMTPHDEIRLVRRGRAVESKAKRVVRTGDAIKVVRIGARVKVTRNTVKQRTVTRTTGKLAPGRRKVVSRGHHGIAQKRVVRWIRNGRHVDTDVTRRIVRAPAPRRVLVGARVRSVPGTNHLNWGALANCEASGNPHAVNPAGYYGLYQFNVGTWRSVGGKGMPHQASAAEQTYRAKVLYSQRGRSPWPHCGRLL; this is encoded by the coding sequence ATGCCAGTGCGACATACCTTCCACACCGGCCGGGCGCAGAAGTCCCGTCCACGCGCCTTCCGGCGTGCCGCCGCAGGCCTGTTGGCGATCGCCTCCGTGGTGGCGCTCGGCACCGGTACCGCCGCCGCCGCCCCGAGCTCCGCACCGGGCGCACCGGTTGCCTCGAGCGCCGACACGGCTCCCCCGTCGGGCACCCAGGTCCGGCTCCGGATCGGCCCGAACCGTGCGTGGTCGGTCACGACCGAGGCCAGGCGGCCCGCCGCCGTCCTGCGTGAGTCGGGCGTGACGATGACCCCACACGACGAGATACGCCTGGTTCGCCGCGGACGCGCCGTGGAGTCGAAGGCCAAGCGCGTGGTCCGTACGGGCGACGCCATCAAGGTCGTCCGCATCGGCGCCCGCGTCAAGGTCACCCGCAACACGGTCAAGCAGCGCACGGTCACCCGTACCACCGGGAAGCTCGCCCCCGGCAGGCGCAAGGTCGTCTCCCGCGGCCACCACGGGATCGCGCAGAAGCGCGTCGTCCGCTGGATCCGCAACGGCCGCCACGTCGACACCGACGTCACCCGTCGGATCGTCAGGGCCCCCGCCCCGCGACGGGTCCTGGTGGGCGCCCGCGTCCGGTCCGTGCCCGGCACGAACCACCTCAACTGGGGTGCCCTGGCCAACTGCGAGGCCTCGGGGAACCCGCACGCGGTGAACCCGGCCGGCTACTACGGCCTGTACCAGTTCAACGTCGGGACCTGGCGCAGCGTCGGTGGCAAGGGGATGCCGCACCAGGCATCCGCGGCCGAGCAGACCTACCGCGCCAAGGTGCTCTACTCCCAACGCGGACGGTCCCCCTGGCCGCACTGCGGCCGCCTGCTGTAG
- a CDS encoding enoyl-CoA hydratase/isomerase family protein: MTELSHLRLDRPSDGVALLTLDHPDRRNAMSDEMTASWVAAVDELAADRSVRVVVVTGAGTAFCSGGDTGWIASEPDASVDHLRTRMMAFYRAWLSIRRLEVPTIAAVNGAAIGAGLCLALACDLRYAARGAKLGAPFVKLGMHPGMAGTHLLPGVVGEAHARDLLLTGRIVDADEALRLGLVSRVHEPGTFLDEVLDTAAGIAATAPIASRLTKLALADGGHRDLESGLQWEAMAQPITLATEDLQEGIRAAREKRPPVFTGR; encoded by the coding sequence ATGACCGAGCTCTCGCACCTCCGCCTCGACCGGCCCTCCGACGGGGTCGCGCTGCTGACCCTCGACCACCCCGACCGGCGCAACGCGATGTCCGACGAGATGACGGCGTCCTGGGTCGCCGCGGTCGACGAGCTCGCTGCGGACCGGTCGGTCCGCGTGGTGGTGGTGACCGGCGCCGGCACGGCGTTCTGCTCCGGCGGCGACACCGGATGGATCGCCAGCGAGCCGGACGCGAGCGTCGACCACCTGCGGACCCGGATGATGGCCTTCTACCGGGCCTGGCTCTCCATCCGCCGTCTCGAGGTGCCGACCATCGCCGCCGTCAACGGCGCCGCGATCGGCGCCGGGCTGTGCCTCGCCCTCGCCTGCGACCTGCGGTACGCCGCGCGCGGGGCGAAGCTGGGGGCGCCCTTCGTCAAGCTCGGCATGCACCCGGGCATGGCCGGCACCCACCTCCTCCCGGGAGTCGTCGGCGAGGCGCACGCGCGCGACCTGCTGCTCACCGGCCGGATCGTCGACGCCGACGAGGCGCTGCGCCTGGGCTTGGTCTCCCGGGTGCACGAGCCGGGGACGTTCCTCGACGAGGTCCTCGACACGGCCGCCGGCATCGCCGCGACCGCGCCGATCGCGAGCCGGCTCACCAAGCTCGCGCTCGCCGACGGCGGCCACCGCGACCTGGAGAGCGGCCTGCAGTGGGAGGCGATGGCGCAGCCGATCACCCTCGCCACCGAGGACCTGCAGGAGGGCATCCGGGCGGCCCGGGAGAAGCGGCCCCCGGTGTTCACCGGCCGCTGA
- a CDS encoding DUF5679 domain-containing protein, whose translation MAETWSGEFYCVKCKEKREAEGEVKVNDKGTRMAKAVCPVCSTNLNRILGKA comes from the coding sequence ATGGCGGAGACCTGGAGCGGCGAGTTCTACTGCGTGAAGTGCAAGGAGAAGCGCGAGGCGGAGGGCGAGGTGAAGGTGAACGACAAGGGCACCCGCATGGCCAAGGCCGTGTGCCCCGTCTGCAGCACCAACCTCAACCGGATCCTCGGCAAGGCCTGA
- a CDS encoding TOMM precursor leader peptide-binding protein, giving the protein MLPDRPALPAGVPVVRRDDHHLQVGIDPPRCAVLPDEPDVRRVVEDLRAGRRPAPATTTGHRALERLVAAGLVDDLDEVERRAAARAEVRVGLDVPGDLVRACTERLGTAGLAVADRDHPASVLLVVRDGPVPRRLLDRCAREGLPHLLVGAEPGAMTLGPFVEPGRTACARCVDAHLALVDPRRPLLLEQARVLVPRDPALHPLALAWAVADLVAWAEGRAPSTRSATLRLDADLRARRTPWSRHPACGCAWDEVSA; this is encoded by the coding sequence ATGCTCCCCGACCGGCCCGCGCTCCCCGCCGGAGTGCCGGTGGTGCGCCGCGACGACCACCACCTCCAGGTCGGGATCGACCCGCCCCGCTGCGCGGTGCTCCCCGACGAGCCCGACGTACGCCGGGTGGTGGAGGACCTCCGCGCGGGTCGCCGCCCGGCGCCCGCGACCACGACCGGGCACCGTGCCCTGGAGCGCCTGGTCGCCGCCGGGCTGGTCGACGACCTCGACGAGGTGGAGCGGCGGGCCGCCGCGCGCGCCGAGGTCCGGGTCGGCCTCGACGTGCCGGGCGACCTGGTGCGCGCGTGCACCGAGCGGCTCGGGACCGCGGGGCTCGCCGTCGCCGACCGCGACCACCCCGCGTCGGTGCTGCTCGTGGTGCGCGACGGACCGGTCCCCCGACGGCTCCTCGACCGGTGCGCGCGCGAGGGACTGCCGCACCTGCTGGTCGGCGCCGAGCCGGGGGCGATGACCCTCGGCCCGTTCGTCGAGCCCGGCCGCACGGCGTGCGCGCGCTGCGTGGACGCGCACCTCGCCCTGGTCGACCCGCGTCGGCCGCTGCTGCTGGAGCAGGCCCGCGTGCTGGTCCCCCGCGACCCGGCACTGCACCCGTTGGCGTTGGCCTGGGCGGTGGCCGACCTGGTGGCCTGGGCGGAGGGACGGGCGCCCTCGACGCGGTCGGCGACGCTCCGGCTCGACGCCGACCTGCGCGCCCGTCGTACGCCGTGGTCGCGCCACCCGGCGTGCGGGTGCGCGTGGGACGAGGTCAGCGCCTAG
- a CDS encoding WhiB family transcriptional regulator — MTISVLDRTDGATLGELHDQAVRVDDERLPCRVKNPELWFAESPADVEHAKALCQECPVRTLCLDGALERREPWGVWGGQLFLQGVVIPRKRPRGRPRKTDAA; from the coding sequence ATGACCATCAGCGTTCTCGACCGGACCGACGGGGCCACCTTGGGTGAGCTCCACGACCAGGCGGTACGGGTCGACGACGAGCGGCTGCCGTGCCGGGTGAAGAACCCGGAGCTGTGGTTCGCGGAGTCCCCGGCCGACGTGGAGCACGCCAAGGCTCTCTGCCAGGAGTGCCCGGTCCGGACCCTGTGCCTCGACGGCGCCCTCGAGCGGCGTGAGCCGTGGGGGGTCTGGGGCGGACAGCTCTTCCTCCAGGGAGTGGTGATCCCCCGCAAGCGGCCCCGTGGCCGCCCTCGCAAGACCGACGCCGCCTAG
- a CDS encoding ATP-dependent DNA helicase UvrD2, which produces MPPSPDQLLDALDPEQRRVAEALRGPVRVLAGAGTGKTRAITHRIAHGVATGVYAPTEVLAVTFTTRAAGEMRGRLRVLGASGVQARTFHSAALRQLRYFWPTVHGSDLPSLIDSKIGLLASAARRQRLSADQALLRDLASEVEWAKVSNVHPDDYARVATARGRAVTGHDPETVGRVFGSYEEVKRAQGRMDMEDVLLFTAGMLADDERVAAQVRRQYKWFVVDEFQDVSPLQSALLDLWLGGRDEICVVGDPAQTIYSFAGANADYLRDFPAKFPGTTSVELVRNYRSTPEVIEAANTLLQGSTSQGVKLRAQRPSGPTVSYTPYPDEVAEAEAVAARILALRESGRSLAEVAVLFRINAQSESFEEALAARGISYVVRGAARFFERPEVREAVTRIRGAARSGQGEAKGDELLETVHGTLAGMGWTSEAPTSRGQTRDRWESWQALVGQATEYAAAGGDLGGFVDELDRRAAEQHAPVADGVTLATFHAAKGLEWDSVFLCGLQDGTLPITYADTPAAVEEERRLLYVGVTRARVDLWLSWALARNPGGRAGRKPSRFLDRLLPEEAKGDRAPARSRKVASCRECGKPLSTGAEKKRGRCADCPASYDEELFERLREWRKSRADDESVPAFVVFTDATLQLIAEHRPQSPEALLRISGIGRSKVERYGEDVLGLVG; this is translated from the coding sequence ATGCCCCCCTCGCCCGACCAGCTGCTCGACGCACTGGACCCTGAGCAGCGACGTGTCGCCGAGGCGCTGCGCGGGCCGGTCCGGGTGCTGGCGGGTGCCGGCACCGGCAAGACCCGGGCGATCACCCACCGGATCGCCCACGGGGTCGCGACCGGTGTCTACGCGCCCACCGAGGTCCTGGCCGTCACGTTCACGACGCGGGCGGCGGGGGAGATGCGCGGCCGGCTCCGGGTCCTGGGGGCCAGCGGCGTCCAGGCCCGCACCTTCCACTCCGCCGCGCTGCGCCAGCTGCGCTACTTCTGGCCGACCGTCCACGGGTCCGACCTGCCGAGCCTGATCGACTCCAAGATCGGCCTGCTGGCCTCGGCGGCGCGGCGCCAGCGGCTCTCCGCCGACCAGGCGCTGCTGCGCGACCTCGCCTCCGAGGTCGAGTGGGCCAAGGTCAGCAACGTCCACCCCGACGACTACGCCCGGGTCGCGACGGCCCGCGGCCGCGCCGTCACCGGCCACGACCCCGAGACGGTGGGCCGGGTCTTCGGCAGCTACGAGGAGGTCAAGCGCGCCCAGGGCCGGATGGACATGGAGGACGTCCTGCTCTTCACCGCCGGCATGCTCGCCGACGACGAGCGGGTGGCGGCCCAGGTGCGCCGGCAGTACAAGTGGTTCGTCGTCGACGAGTTCCAGGACGTCTCGCCGCTGCAGTCGGCCCTGCTCGACCTGTGGCTCGGCGGGCGCGACGAGATCTGCGTCGTCGGCGACCCGGCGCAGACGATCTACTCCTTCGCCGGCGCCAACGCCGACTACCTGCGCGACTTCCCCGCGAAGTTCCCCGGCACCACGTCGGTCGAGCTGGTCCGCAACTACCGCTCCACCCCCGAGGTCATCGAGGCCGCCAACACGCTGCTCCAGGGGTCCACCAGCCAGGGCGTCAAGCTGCGCGCCCAGCGCCCCTCCGGGCCGACGGTGAGCTACACGCCGTACCCCGACGAGGTGGCCGAGGCCGAGGCGGTCGCGGCGCGCATCCTGGCGCTGCGCGAGAGCGGCCGGTCGCTGGCGGAGGTCGCGGTGCTGTTCCGCATCAACGCCCAGTCGGAGTCCTTCGAGGAGGCGCTCGCGGCCCGCGGCATCTCGTACGTCGTGCGCGGCGCGGCCCGGTTCTTCGAGCGGCCCGAGGTGCGCGAGGCCGTGACCCGCATCCGCGGCGCGGCACGCTCGGGCCAGGGCGAGGCGAAGGGCGACGAGCTGCTGGAGACCGTGCACGGCACGCTCGCCGGGATGGGCTGGACGTCCGAGGCGCCGACCTCCCGCGGCCAGACCCGCGACCGGTGGGAGTCCTGGCAGGCGCTGGTCGGCCAGGCCACCGAGTACGCCGCCGCCGGGGGAGACCTCGGCGGGTTCGTCGACGAGCTCGACCGGCGCGCGGCCGAGCAGCACGCCCCGGTCGCCGACGGCGTCACGCTCGCGACCTTCCACGCGGCCAAGGGTCTGGAGTGGGACTCGGTCTTCCTGTGCGGCCTCCAGGACGGCACCCTCCCCATCACCTACGCCGACACCCCGGCTGCCGTCGAGGAGGAGCGGCGGCTGCTCTACGTCGGCGTGACCCGCGCCCGGGTCGACCTCTGGCTGTCGTGGGCCCTGGCCCGCAACCCCGGAGGGCGGGCGGGCCGCAAGCCGTCGCGGTTCCTCGACCGGCTGCTGCCCGAGGAGGCCAAGGGCGACCGGGCCCCCGCCCGCAGCCGCAAGGTCGCGAGCTGCCGCGAGTGCGGCAAGCCGCTGTCGACGGGCGCGGAGAAGAAGCGCGGCCGGTGCGCCGACTGCCCCGCGTCGTACGACGAGGAGCTCTTCGAGCGACTCCGCGAGTGGCGCAAGTCCCGGGCCGACGACGAGAGCGTTCCCGCGTTCGTGGTGTTCACCGACGCGACCCTCCAGCTGATCGCCGAGCACCGCCCGCAGTCGCCGGAGGCGCTGCTGCGCATCAGCGGCATCGGCCGGTCCAAGGTCGAGCGCTACGGCGAGGACGTCCTCGGGCTCGTCGGCTGA
- a CDS encoding mycoredoxin, with translation MASTFTMYSTPWCGYCHRLKSQLDREGIPFDIVDIEQVPEAAKIVEAANNGNQTVPTLVYADGTAQTNPSLAQVKEKLAALAS, from the coding sequence ATGGCCAGCACGTTCACGATGTACTCCACCCCCTGGTGCGGCTACTGCCACCGGCTCAAGAGCCAGCTCGACCGCGAGGGCATCCCCTTCGACATCGTCGACATCGAGCAGGTGCCCGAGGCCGCGAAGATCGTGGAGGCGGCGAACAACGGCAACCAGACCGTGCCGACGCTGGTCTACGCCGACGGCACCGCGCAGACCAACCCGTCGCTGGCCCAGGTCAAGGAGAAGCTGGCCGCGCTGGCCTCCTGA
- the nudC gene encoding NAD(+) diphosphatase, producing the protein MTHPHLRMTVDPHDRVAVRRKDEAWLEDRWADPGSRVLVLSGTRVRPDDGRLDWVSPAEAPDGVRVLLGERDARAWFAVVTGPGLAKEGGDWFGIRDLLTPLADGTLDGGPMLLHAVGLAEWLFVTRFCPRCGGALEPRAAGHELVCTQCGRAQFPRTDPAVIMIVTSGEPGTDDERCLLGRQAVWPEGRFSTLAGFYEPGETLEDTVRREVAEETGVLVGEVEYFGNQPWPLPASLMLGFVGRATSTDIEVDRDEIEEARWFTRAELRAEAESGRLLLPRGVSISRSLVEHWYGGPLPGGW; encoded by the coding sequence GTGACCCACCCGCACCTCCGGATGACCGTCGACCCCCACGACCGGGTGGCGGTACGCCGCAAGGACGAGGCCTGGCTCGAGGACCGCTGGGCGGATCCCGGCTCCCGGGTGCTCGTGCTGTCCGGGACGCGGGTGCGCCCGGACGACGGCCGGCTGGACTGGGTCTCGCCCGCCGAGGCCCCCGACGGGGTGCGGGTGCTGCTGGGGGAGCGCGACGCCCGGGCCTGGTTCGCGGTGGTCACCGGCCCCGGCCTGGCCAAGGAGGGCGGTGACTGGTTCGGGATCCGCGACCTGCTCACGCCGCTGGCCGACGGCACCCTCGACGGCGGGCCGATGCTCCTGCACGCGGTCGGCCTGGCCGAGTGGCTCTTCGTCACCCGCTTCTGCCCGCGCTGCGGCGGCGCCCTCGAGCCCCGGGCCGCCGGCCACGAGCTGGTCTGCACGCAGTGCGGCCGAGCGCAGTTCCCCCGCACCGACCCCGCGGTGATCATGATCGTCACCTCGGGCGAGCCGGGCACGGACGACGAGCGCTGCCTGCTCGGGCGGCAGGCGGTCTGGCCCGAGGGCCGCTTCTCGACCCTCGCCGGCTTCTACGAGCCGGGCGAGACGCTCGAGGACACCGTGCGCCGCGAGGTGGCCGAGGAGACCGGCGTGCTGGTCGGCGAGGTGGAGTACTTCGGCAACCAGCCCTGGCCGCTGCCGGCCAGCCTGATGCTCGGCTTCGTCGGCCGGGCGACCTCGACCGACATCGAGGTCGACCGGGACGAGATCGAGGAGGCCCGCTGGTTCACCCGCGCGGAGCTGCGCGCCGAGGCCGAGTCGGGGCGCCTGCTGCTTCCCCGCGGCGTCTCGATCAGCCGGTCGCTGGTCGAGCACTGGTACGGCGGGCCGCTGCCCGGCGGCTGGTGA
- a CDS encoding NAD(P)-binding domain-containing protein, with protein sequence MEVLDSLVIGAGQAGLSASYHLRRRGLTHVVLDADAAPGGAWQHRWDSLTMHDVHGIAELPDADPPTDRAGRANVAVPAYFAAYEREHGLPVLRPVRVDAVTAGEDGLLVTRAGERTWTSRTLVNATGTWSQPFVPRYPGMDTFLGEQLHTHDYPGPEHFRGRRVVVVGGGASAVQFLGELAPVTDTLWVTRREPVWRTDDFTPEAGRAAVALVEDRVRRGLPPASVVSVTGLALRPQEREAERRGAYRRHPMFVAVEPDGVRMADGSFERADAILWATGFRPAVTHLAPLRLRSAAGGIALDGTTAVADRRVQLVGYGPSASTIGANRAGRAAARGVARWLSEDAPDPPGGQTAATSRSSPSRSGRSAGSTSSPVRT encoded by the coding sequence GTGGAGGTTCTCGACTCGCTGGTGATCGGCGCCGGGCAGGCGGGCCTGTCCGCGTCGTACCACCTGCGGCGGCGCGGGCTCACCCACGTCGTCCTGGACGCCGACGCCGCCCCGGGCGGGGCGTGGCAGCACCGCTGGGACTCGCTGACCATGCACGACGTCCACGGGATCGCCGAGCTCCCCGACGCGGACCCCCCGACCGACCGGGCGGGCCGCGCCAACGTGGCGGTGCCGGCGTACTTCGCGGCGTACGAGCGCGAGCACGGCCTGCCCGTCCTCCGCCCCGTGCGGGTCGACGCGGTGACCGCCGGCGAGGACGGGCTCCTGGTCACCCGGGCCGGTGAGCGCACCTGGACCTCCCGCACGCTGGTCAACGCCACCGGGACCTGGAGCCAGCCGTTCGTGCCGCGCTACCCCGGCATGGACACCTTCCTCGGCGAGCAGCTGCACACCCACGACTACCCCGGCCCCGAGCACTTCCGCGGCCGACGGGTCGTGGTCGTCGGCGGCGGCGCGTCCGCCGTGCAGTTCCTCGGCGAGCTGGCGCCGGTCACCGACACCCTGTGGGTCACCCGCAGGGAGCCGGTGTGGCGCACCGACGACTTCACCCCCGAGGCCGGTCGCGCGGCGGTCGCGCTCGTCGAGGACCGGGTACGCCGCGGCCTGCCGCCCGCGAGCGTGGTCAGCGTGACCGGGCTGGCCCTGCGGCCGCAGGAGCGGGAGGCCGAGCGGCGGGGCGCCTACCGGCGGCACCCGATGTTCGTCGCGGTCGAGCCGGACGGCGTCCGGATGGCCGACGGGTCGTTCGAGCGCGCCGACGCGATCCTGTGGGCGACCGGCTTCCGCCCGGCCGTCACGCACCTGGCGCCGCTGCGGCTGCGCTCGGCGGCCGGGGGCATCGCGCTGGACGGGACCACCGCCGTGGCCGACCGGCGGGTGCAGCTGGTCGGCTACGGCCCCTCGGCCAGCACCATCGGCGCGAACCGGGCCGGGCGGGCCGCGGCCCGCGGCGTCGCGCGGTGGCTCAGCGAGGACGCCCCGGACCCGCCCGGAGGTCAGACCGCCGCGACCAGCCGCTCCAGCCCCTCGCGGTCGGGCAGGTCGGCCGGCTCGACGAGCTCGCCGGTGCGGACGTAG